In Lolium rigidum isolate FL_2022 chromosome 7, APGP_CSIRO_Lrig_0.1, whole genome shotgun sequence, the DNA window CCTTCCAACCCCCGTTTGAGCTAGAAAGTAGTTAATGTCTTCTTCTATGTGCAACATCTTCAGCACTCGGGGTTTTGACATCTCGTGGCATGCATGTCCAATCCTTCCGCCTCGCTAAGCATGTCATCCTCCCACAGATGTTATTCATCAAGGTTGATGGAGACTAGTGTGCGTCTTCTTGACCTTAGAGCACCAAGGAGGCATTTTCCCTTGTTCATAGTGAATGATACCTTGCTTCACTTTAACCAAAAATCACTAAAAAAAAATTAGATGTAGCAAGTTATAACTACTGAGGAATGCTCGTGGAGGGTCTACCAAGCAAGACTATAAATAATTTCAACCGAAAAACTGAAAATCCATGGAATTTTCATGCATAAGAGGTGACACCAAAAAGAACATTTTTCTTGTAATAGAAAGCATCATATCAAAAAtaaattggatgggtggaggagtcacataccaaggagtaatcCCTCCAAAGGAATATGAAAATGGCCGCCCAAACTTGGAGATAAAAAATGGAGCAGCAAGGGATTAAAAGAAAAAAATGAGTGGTACTTAGTTGGGTTCTGAGAGAAAATGATGAACCCGGGAGCTTGAAACAAGGGCAGGTGGCGCGCCCTGGTGAAGTGGGCGTGCCACCAGACCCTGTTTGTTGTTTACCCTTGTCCTTTCGTGTGGTGGATCCTCTGTGCACAAAAATGCCCTGGGAATATTTTGTGAATTTtggagaatattttctgtgtaggattttcaAAACTCAAAAACTATCGAAAACATGCACAAAATAATTAAAGGAACTTACATTAAGTGGAAGAATTCAAATAAACTTTCATACTACTGCAGTAATATTTCAATAGAAATCATTATCATGTTAAGAATGAGGTTGATCAAGTCTCATAATTACTATGATAATGATAGAAACAATGATTATTTTATTGTTATGAGAGAAATTTTCAGGATACCTCACAATAGATTAGAATTGTTCCAGCCATTATTTTTTGATATTTGGGGTTTGGAGGAGGAATAGGTATTTCAAAGCTTCCAATCGTAAGAACCCTTGGTTAAATGGCATTAACACTCTTCTTTGGTGATTCATCATATCTCTTCTTTGGAAAATATATAGTGTGCGCCTTCCCTTTTACATTGAATGTAACCTTGCTTCAATACAACTAAACCCCTGCAGAATTTAGAAATGGTGTACCAAGAATAATTGATAAGTTATCATCTTCAGGGATTTCTAATATCACAAAGTCTATAGGAATCtgcacattagcaatcatgataggAACATCTTCACACATACCATGCAATAGGAATAACAATCGATTTATCAACCATTTGAAGTGAAACTTCAGTGGGGACTAACTTACTTAAATTTAgtttcttataaagagaaaaaggcatgaaCCTTGCTCCAGCTCCAAGGTCACAAAAGGCATACTTCACATAGGTATTTTTGATTGTGCAAGGAATAGTTGGAATACCTAGATCTCCACACATTTCATGTAGCTTTCCCTTAAAAGAATAGTCAGCAAGTATGGTAGTGATAGCTTCATTGGGTATTttacttttgttagtaacaatatctttcgtaTATTTAGAATAAGCAGGAATCTTAATAGCATCAACTAAAGTAatttgcaaataataaacttTTTATAAATTCAATAAAATTTTCAAACCTTGCATCATCTGAAGTTTTCATTGCCTCTTGAGGATATGGTATGGGTCTTTGCACCCATGGATCTCTTTCCTTACCTCTTGGTTGAGGTGGAGGCTTCTTCTTGTTAATTTTTTCCATAGAATATTGAGTGTCTTCCCTTGCAGGATTCTTCATTATTCTCATCTTCATGTGGCTCTTCATTTGGTTGAGACATTTCCacatcatcttctttattattattatcttcAGTTTCAACATCAGAAATAGATACATCATTGTCTTATTCTTCATAATTTCCATTAACTCCACTTTCATTTGAATATTCTCCTACAAAAAAATCTTCTTAAGAGCCTCTTGCTCTTTTCTCTTTGGATGCCCATCAGGATAATCAGGATCCTGAGTGCTAGACCATCCCCTAGTGTTAACTCCACACACTGGCCTCTTCTCAACAAGAAGCTTCTCATATAGTTTGTTTTGAAGAGAAATCATTTGCTACACTTTATTATTCATCATTTTTCAATGCTTAACAGTCATCTTAATAGAATCTACACACGAACTTACCCTTTCATGAAGGACTTTGATTTTTTTAGAGTTTACTATTATATCCCTTTCAATATCATGCTCAAAAGCTTTTTGGTAATAAGTAAAGTCTTCTAAATGACCAACATAGGATATTACAGTAGGAGATGATACCTTTCCATTACCTCCAGCAGAACATATAACATGGACTTGGATAGGAAAACATAGTTTATCAATACGAAACTTGGCACCCGTTTCAGAAAGTTCCTTCAAGTCGGAAGTTTCTTTAATAGACCTTGACGCTTCTTTCATGTCCTCGTTAGATAATTTATGAATACCTCTCGGGTTATGGATCTCACTTCAATTTTCTCTTCCTCTTAAATATGCGAATCATTATAATTTTGATTAATGGTGTTCAAAAATTCTTTAGCTTCCTCAATAGTCCCGTGCCTGAAAATATTTCATGCAACATTGTCTAGATAAGATCTAGATCTTTCAGTTAGTCCATTGTAAAATGTACCAAGGAACTCATTGTGTTTAAAACCGTGAGTATGGCATCTCCTCTCAAGGGGACaatatctcccccaagcttgaggaATACCCTCCTCCTTACTTTGCACAAAGTTGCTACTTTCAGCAATCATAACATGTATTTTACTAGAATGGAAATTCTTATTATAGAACAAGTATATGCACACCTCTTTGCTAGTGATTGACTTTGGAGCTAATGAGTTATACCAATATTTTCTTTTCATAccaaagagaaaggaaataatttcaaGAAGTAATAGCGTTGTTGGATTTACTTTTCCCATATAGGCAAGATAGGTAATTAAGTTTTGTTAGGTCCTCATAGGGGAATTCATCTTCTTTAACATAGAATTTATATGCTTCGACCCTTTCTATTATTTCAGAGTCAACAATGAACTCATAATATTTTTATTTAATGTATATTGCAGGTGCATCAATTTTACTAGCCACATGGAATAACTCTGATAGACAAGTACTCAGACTAGCATCATATTTATCCAAATCATCTAAACTAAGTTTCATGAAAGCTTCAATAAAAACAATATCTAGTTTCAATATCATTTTCATCATAAAGTTCATCGTCTTCATATTCAGATTCTATTTCATCATTAGATAAATACTTAGATAAATCATGTGTCCCGTCTTTATCCTTGTAGTGGAGGGCACAATTAAATTCTTAGCAAAATATTTATCCTTTACCGTGGTGAGAATTAAATAAGTACAACAATTAAATGATAACAAGTGGTCTTACCAATAACGATAGGTttcccgacaacggcgctagaaaatgtattgatgcccacaagtataggggagcaCTGAAATCTTCGATGGAAAGTATTACCCAAaattatagttcgactcaaggaGAACACAAGAATATCAATAAGACTTTAGAAATTGAGACATCACTGCCAACCacacatgtatatcaataaaATCACAAAACAAGTAGTGAtttatagcagttgattcaaagcaatagaaCAAGTAGCAAACAGTAGTAgaagatttccagttttcaccgAAGGTAGTGTCGTGTAACTTTCAATGGCTGAAGGCGTAGGCATGATGTGATAGCGCGGTGTCGCATATGaatgatattgatcatataatgtaatTCTAATAACATATCATTTATCTCTAATTTAGTTGTGTGTAGGTTTGTGATCCAAATATAGTTATGCATACTAAccaagagaatttgcataacatcttttgtcctgccTGCCAATTTCACCGGGCCAACTTAGAACTACATGCAATTAAGATCTATCCTTTCGAATAgcccggaacaaagcattaacacttcatgaacacacaatatcctcAAACTATTGCATATATGATGGGGCAATAGAAGTTCTGTACTGAAATCATGTCAGTCGGACTGTACCAACACGaattaaacatagcaaaggtgtaccaacactcatacaagaatatcctcaagacaaatacctcaaatctcgatacatatgaatgattacatgatcaatctcatccaatccctttcCACCTCACATgcctacagagaactactcacacatgatgaTAGAGAGTGAGCATATGGTTGTTGGTGAtgacgtcggtggcgatgatggtggaGAAGACCTCGAAATCTCCCCTCCGGCGTGGAGCAGAGCAAGACCAATCTATCCCCCGAAACAAAGATTGTGGATGTGAGGGCGCTCTGTTTAGCAAAAAAGTCTGTGCCTCTGGATACCTAGGTTTTTCTAGCATATATGGGGGTATGCCAAAGGAGAGACCGTGATGATGCTCCAGTGCCAAAATTGCATGGGTGGCATGCCCAGGGGCGCGCCACATGTACTCTTTTGGGCCTCATGGCCCCTCTCGTGTGATTCCTAAACCCGAGGCTTGTTGTTTTGGTGAAAAACTAGCGTGTTATTTTTTCTCGATTTTATTTCCCGTGAAAACAGACACAAAGATTCAGCAATTTTATCTAAGTATCGTGAGATTTCAGAGCAAATCATCGAGTAAATTAGTTGGAAAAGTAggtacatttgagatgtatcagaaAGCTACAAGAATTTAAACATATTGGTTCAATCTAATTGCTTTGATTCGTTAGGCATATCCATCATGTCATTCTCCTAATTACACGATCCAACTATTAATTGACAACACATGTCCATGGTTAGGAAACCTTAGCCATCATTAACCAATGGACTTGTattagaggcttactagggacggaCACAATGTTATTTATGAAACTAGACATATATTATGTTTCTGGTTAATATTATTCTAGTATGGAGTATAAACGTCTATCATGAGCAATGAAATATGATAATAGTAATATTATTATTGTCTCTAGGGCCCTCCACAGAGGCAATGTGGACATTACATTTGAGACAATCACATTCATATGTTGTACAATATTATATATGACGAATATTGCTCAGTCAGAGGTTTATGTCCCAACCAATTGTCTTCTCAGAACCTAGTGTTCTTCACATTATCAATTTCAAATGAACCTTTACTGAAAAAATCACTTTTTACATTCTTGAGGCCCTTTCAAAATGGTGAGTCAGTTGGATTGGTTGAAAGTAAGGTAAAGTTTTTATATTGTAGATATTTGTTGCATAGTAATTCTTTCCATACACCCTCTTCATTTAAAAGGTTAAACAACCACTTGCTCAATaagcttttatttttatttctaaaaCCTCAACTCCCAACCCACCATGGTGCTTTGGTCTACAAATCATATTCAATTTGGTTAATCTAGCTTTGCCTCACGCGCCACCCCCGCTACAGCGTCACGCCCGCCTCCATCTCATAGCACACACCATCATCTCCTTGCCCGACGATGCACAACCTTGGCGTGCTCAAGCATAACCATACACTTTCGAGGACGCCGCTGCGTTCACCGCAACTCTCCTATGTCCTCTTTGGAGGCGAGGGCCGACTGCAACAACAACGAGGATGTGTGCTGGGAGGGAAGGCTAGAGGCGGTAGGGTTAGATTCCCTCGAGCCGCCCAGGAGGAGCGACTCAAGGGACATGTGGCTGTAGGGTAGGTAGGTGGCCAACATCATGGTAGTTGAAACAAGACCCAAGGGTGTCAATTCATGTTAGAAGGGTAAGCGAGCACATAGTTTAGGCGGTGTTTGGTTCCTAGACACAATTTTCCAATCCAAAGTTTGATAGTTGGGTACTACCTATGTTCCAATGAACACGTTTTTTTAAAGTCATGTAAACTTCTACCAAGTTTTCAGAAAATATTAACATGTACAATACAAAATGAATGCCATTAGGTACATCTTGAAATATCTTTTCATATGATATTTATATAATATCATAGTCTTAAATCCGAAGAGGTTAAATCTGAAGAGGTTGATAGGTCAAAGAAGTGTGCGACAAGGTAGAAGAGAGAGCAACAGGGCAGCTGATTTTGTAGCTAAACTGACCAGATCGGCTAGTAGTTGTATTTGCATGAGTGACCTGCCTACCCTTGTAAGAGACCGTGTAACACAAGAAGTCATGGTGACATGGCAAGTGTTGCTAGCTAAATAATAATATTACAATCTTTAATAGTTTTTTTCCTAAAAAATAAGATCAAGTTACTTTTATAAACTTAAAGCATACggccaactttaaattaataaaacctcACATCGTAGCGTTTACTAaacttgacttttcaaaaaaaatatgaacACATTGTTCATCGAAACTGAGGGAGTATGCATTTGGTTCTTAGAATTGTCATGCTTCATAATCTATATAGTCCACTTGTCATAGAACAAAATCTTTGCCAATTTTTACCACACTTTATGGTTCTAAACTTTTCTGCCACAATTGTTAAATTTAGGCTTTGCAAGATAGGATTAAGTCATTAAGAACCAATCAAACCCTTTTACAGTACATATCATGACAATGTATCCATCCAATCCAGATGACTGAATTGGCACTCACCATTCATTGATCTACCCGTAGAAGTGGTATATTGCCATCGAGACACGACTAAGCACTTTTTCTTCTGAACCTTGTGCAGAATGAGCCATGCACGAGACAAGGTAGAAGAGAGAGCAACAGGGTAGCGGATTTTCTAGCGAAATTGACCAGATCGGCTAGTACTTGTATTTGCATGAGTGACCTGCCTACCCTTGTAAGAGACCGTGTAACACAAGACGTCATGGCGACATGGCAAGTGTTGCTAGCTAAATAATAATATTACAATCTTTAATAGTTTTTTTTCCTAAAAAATTAGATCAAGTTACTTTTTATAAACTTAAGGCATAcggccagctttaaattaataaaacctcACATCGTAGCATTTACTAAGCTTGATTTTTCAGAAAAAATATATAAACACATTGTTCATTTCAATGAGGGAGTATGTATTTGGTTCTTAAAATTGTCACGCTTCATAATCTATATGGTCCACTTGTCATAGAACGAAATCTTTGCCTATTTTTACCACACTTTATGGTTCTAAAATTTTTAGCCACACTTGTTAAATTTAGGCTTTGCAAGATATGATTAAGAACCAATCAAACCCTTTTACAGTACATATCATGGCAATGTGTCCATCCAGATGACTGAATTGGCACTCGCCATTCATCGATGTACTCGTAGAAGTGGTATATTTCCGTTGAGACACGACTAAGCACTTTTTCTTCTGAACCTTCAGTTTGTGCAGACTGCAGAATGAGCCATGCACGCGACAATGGCCATAGCCCATAGCCTGCAGTACACCATTGGGTTGTACGGTGGTCGGTGGTCGGTGGTCGGTGGACGGTGGACCGGTGGGTCGCTCCTGCGGGCTGGAAAAACAGCAGAGAAGAACAGAAGATGCCCACATCCTCCAGTGGTGGGTCCGTCGATCCTCCCAACGTCACCGCAGCCAATAGCATCCCACTCTCCCCGTCCTCGCGGATCGCCACTCGCAGAGGCGTCATCCGGCCGTCCGATCCCATCAACGCTCCAGAATCACCCAGCACAGAACACCGACCCGCCCGAAATATTTTGCGATCCCGCCTTTCCAGCCGCTACAAATACATCGCCCCCCAGATCCGAATCTCACAACGCAATTCCACAGCGCCATTTCAACCTCGAATCCTCCAAATCCCATCTCGCTCCTTCCGCCACCTCCGATGGCCCGCACCAAGCAGACGGCGCGCAAGTCCACCGGCGGCAAGGCGCCGCGGAAGCAGCTGGCGACCAAGGCGGCGCGCAAGTCGGCGCCGGCGACCGGCGGCGTGAAGAAGCCGCACAGGTTCCGCCCGGGCACCGTCGCGCTGCGCGAGATCCGCAAGTACCAGAAGAGCACGGAGCTGCTCATCCGGAAGCTGCCCTTCCAGCGCCTCGTCAGGGAGATCGCGCAGGACTTCAAGACCGACCTCCGCTTCCAGTCCTCCGCCGTGTCCGCGCTGCAGGAGGCCGCCGAGGCCTACCTCGTGGGGCTCTTCGAGGACACCAACCTCTGCGCCATCCACGCCAAGCGCGTCACCATCATGCCCAAGGACATCCAGCTCGCGCGACGCATCAGGGGCGAGAGGGCCTGATCGATGACAGACGCTTCCGATCTGATGGTCTTCTGTGTCTCCGTGTGTGTGTTTAGGGAATGGTAGATCCTAGTTGTGGTGGCTTCTCAGCATGTTGATTATGCTCTCTGTAGTGATGGCTCGCCTCTTTGGCTCAGTTTCAATGAAAACGGTACCAGCGTTTGCTATGTGACTGTTATTTCTTCCATGATTTTCTCCATTTTCTGTATGCAACTTGTATGAGATGCGATGAGCAGACAGGACTGAATTAGTTTTAGTGCACTGCACGAGTTGCCACCGATGGATGCTTGAAAACTTATCCGATTGTCATGTTGAATCTGTAGATTTTAATTTTGGGATCCCTTTAATTTCTTGATCGGAATGAATCTGGGGTGTTGCCGAGCTCCTGCCAATGCTGTAGAATATACAGTTCTTTGCCTTGTTTTGGGCCTCTGCCTTGCCGTGACTGCCTGATCAGCAGGCCCAGGCCCAATTTAGACCCGCCCCACAAACGCCAACCACTTTGGGCAGATTTGCAGTTGCCTTGCTTGGCCCTTTGTCTCCGCGGCTCCGCCACTCGCAAGGATGGATCCGTTTGGCCAGTGCTCGGCGCGGCGAGCCAGCGGCGGACCGACCTCGTCCGTTGCGGCACAGCGCAGGTCGTAGCGTTTCGCTCGGTGAGTAATTAACAAGTTTTGACAGGGTTCATGTTCATTATTATCTGGTAGAGAAGTTGTAGATCGGAATTGCTGTGAATGCCTTGGGTTCAGAATCAACCCTAGTCCACCAACTGTAGTTTGCTAGTTTCAGGTTTATTTGTTTCCATGAGGATTGAATGCGAGATTTGGTTAGATGATCCGTGCTTCTTTCAATTGTTCAGTTAAGACTGGTTGCGATCAATGCAATTTTATTATCATAAGATGGGAGGAGGGGAGTAATGCACTTTCATGAAGAGCACAAGTTGGATGAGCATACATGCTGCCAGCCAGGCGATGTCTGCATTTTAGCATAAGCTAGTTTTCGTCACATATCTGTAGCTTTATGGGTGCTGTAATTCTGTGAAGCTGTTTACAGCTCGCGGAGGCCAAATGTAACTAGACGGTCACTGCTAAACCAGAGCAGTTATTGCAGACTCGCAAGTGTTCCAAAGACTGGTTTAGTCTCTAGTCTAAGAAAAAAGCATTGACAGCTGAAAAATCATTTGTTAGTTGGCAGTTAGCTGCTGTTCTGTTATTCAGGTGTCTCTGTTTCCTTGATGCTGATTGAACCTGACAAATTTATGGCTGTTGTGAATTGTGATCACTAAAGGCCTTATGTCGTTGTTAGGATGTTTCACTCAACAGCTTTgtggttagagcatgtctaacaggccccgtattcctctgccccgtataacgcgagTATTTCGTCCCGTATCGAAAAATTGCTCACGGAAGAACcactccgtctagcagaccccgtatttcgccccgtatttttttaaatttaaaccccGGGAAATTTATCGATAGTTCattttcattgatcatactacggatcatacatacaaTGCGAGATCCTACATCTACTCGTCAAGGATGACGAATGGGATGAACGGCTCCCGCCTGGCGGCAGCCTCCCGCGCCTCGAATTCccagacggcggcgatggccgccgcctcctcctctgcctccgcccgagccttctcggcggcatccttctcggatgcggccaccgcctgcaagaacgccgcctcctcctctgcctcctccgctTCCTTCGCTGCTTGTGTTGCCGATGAGCGCCACCCACGCCGCCTTCGACGCGCGGTCacgctcccactcggcgcgccacttctcgaagtcgccgccgctcatcggcttgagtggCGGCTCTTCTTTGTACCACCGCCCGCCCGCGGCGAACTCACGGAGCGACGGCGGCATGTACAGCGCGCCggcgtaccggcacgccgcacggcgactcccgacggcggagcgcttgcattgccgccgccacgcttcctcgacggtgtccggcgagcgggatcgcttcgatccgctcgcggaCGACGCGGAACTGGACCGGCGAGAATACATGGCCTGCAGCGAGGGAAATACGGACGCGAGCGGTGggggattgctcgccggagctaagcggggaggcggcggcgcacggcggagctagggttgcgagtgaggggttaacccctcactcgcaccttcgcccggtataagtaggtggcggcggtgcggatttcctgggccccgtattccgccgaaacgggccggcccgaatacgggaccTGCTAGACGGTCCGAACCGCGCTcaccccgtatcccgccggaattttacggggtgggcggattttaaggggcctgttagacatgctcttacgatTTAAGCCGTGGCACAAAGGCATGGGAACCTGTCGGACTCCCCAGTCTCCACCATGACTGAATCTTGTCCTGTGCTGTACTATGTTTGCATCGTTTCCTGATATTAAGGTAGCACATGCCATTTCTATGCTTCATATCAGTGGCAGGCTGTTCTCCCATCTCTTCGACTTCAACATGTTTCTTCTTCTCCTACTAGTTCTTGGTCATACGTTCACCCTACAAATCCCTGCGTCCTCTGCTCCCACCAACTCCATTTCACCTGGCCAAGAACCATGGGCGGGCACAGGCTTTTAACAATGGGtattcaaaaataaaagaaaaagtacTACTACTAAACAGTGGCAAGTACAATTCGATCTCATGACCATCGGTGCACCAAGCAACTACTCTAACCAACCAAGCCTCCATGTCCTTGTGTCCAGGGAAGCATAGATTGCTACACAAAGTAAACAAGCGCTGATGGATATTTCGtataatttgaaaattttgtaaaaaaTTTGGGTATTCACCTGCATACCCATGAATACACATGTGCCCGCCCATGCCAAGAACTTGTTTACGGTAACACGCTTATCTCCTTGGATGGGAAGTtcgctctcggcttcttccaaacaGGCAGTAAGTCCCACAACACTTTGAACTGGTACTTTGGCATTTGGTTCAATAAAGTGCCCACGATAACTCCGGTTTGGGTCGCAAACCGTGATGATCCAATCAAAGAACCCACCCTAGTTCGGTTCACAATCTCCCGGGATGGCAATCTTGTTGTCTTAGACAAGCCTAACAATTCATTGATATGGTCTAGCCAAGTTAGAATCAGAACCAACACCACTATTGCTGTGCTCACGGACAATGGAAACCTTGTCCTACAAAATATCTCAAGCTCACCTGACAGTTGTccaaagtgcaaaaatcaggggaacAAAATCTTTTTCTCTAGGCTAATTAAGataaattgccttgatctgcttagccttgatctgcttgttaatatgaattgctttgatctacttgtagatgaatttccttgatctgttggttGAGATAAATTGTCTGGAGCTACCTCAAAGCAAAACCCTTCTAGGAGTAAAACCAACTAACAAGTCACCAACTAAAACCCTTCCACTTGTGGAACCATGTATGCACCTACCCTAAGATCCTCCCTGTGATGTGCTCCATCTCACCCCATCATTTACTGAAGTTTTGAGACTCATCTACTCCTAAATATATCCTTCTCTTGTACCCTAGACATCAACCTTGGCACAACTCCGAATTTGGCTAAGTCTTAAACTCTTGTCAGATTAATTTCTGGAGACTCTAGCTTTATCCACACTTTTCCATCTAATGGAATGCACCGGCCTTTCCTTAGACCTACCTTGGCATATGCACTTCCCAATCTCTAGTTTTAACccgaaaactacttctagttttattaaatccttTTCAAATTATTTCTTCAAATAAAACAAGGGAATGAGATGGGTATGTTTATCATCTCATTTTCACCAAATAATGATTTCTATATCATTattgtattttatttttctttcttttcaacaaaatgcatgtttatggtacttataccatttcttgctTTTCTCTTTCTTATTATTAAATTTGAGAAAACCTATCTTTCTTAATAAAGTAAGTAGAGATTGTTGAAATCTTATGTACTACCTAGCCACCCTCAACCTTTTCAAATACTTTTCCTTCACTAAGCCATTGACATAGAAGTTGATCCAAACCTCTACCaaatgaattcaaattcaaatggcaACCTCTGTACAACTTATGTACCCCTTTGATCTAATCCAAACCACCACCACACCTACCTAGCCATTATCCTCTTGAGGTCATCTGATCATCATTGGATTAAATGTCTAGTCTCCACCTCTATTTCTTGAATATCTTCTTATTTCACCTAGTGTTCTCATAAACTCCATCAACCTAGAACCCCTACCTCTTGTTGACCTACATTATCACTTGCTCCACTATGGCAACATGTTAGCCGGCCATGCTCATGCAATATTGCATGTGGCCGAACCTCTCCCTTTCCTCTCTCTTGTCTTGCTCCACCTTTAGACAACCTTGACCTGCACCCCTCTATGGTCGACCCTAGTTGCTGGTACAGTGCCCCTTTTGTTTGCTTGCTCTTGGAGGGAAAGGAAGAGAGAgtggcttagggcatctccaaccatgcgacccaaacggacgcgctgagccgtccgttttgggctgtttgggtggccgagcggacacccggacagcggcccgcgtctgcGTGTCcggttgggtcgcacgctgcgcccaacgcgcggacgcagcgcaaaatgtaataaaataaaagaaaatgaaaatgaaaaggaaaacaacaaaacataaattgaAACTAGtggttcattaaacttagccctattttgggcaatttttacacaaaagaaagccctatatgggctttcaactaaaaaaaagcaaaccctagccagggtttgcgagcacggtggccgccggcagtactactcccagtagtactcgtcgtcgtcgccgtcgatgaggacgacgcccccggcggcgacgcgctgttccggctagaCACGCCGGAGGGTGCCGGGGACttcggccagggcgaccactgcgccctttcccaggcggagtgcgggtccggagggctcgccggcctgtgcagccgtgccctccgcgtggactccttccggagctgctcctccgctgcagcctgcagctccgcctcctgccgGAGTGCGGCCcgacgctcctcctccgcccaGAGCGCGGCCCGGCGATctgcctcctcccggagcgccgcctggcgcgtggcctcctcctcctggcgagccatctcgaggaaggcccatgcctccgcctgggcgtcctcatgggccttcctggccatctcctccagcgcggaggcgcgcagcatctccgcgaggtgcggccatttggccagctccttgAGGCcgcgctgctcgcgggacgccgcgagcgccgcctgcagctcggggtcgtcctcctcctggggctcgGGCTGCGGCTGGGGTTGGGGCTGGGCCTgtggcgccgccgcagcctcgtcgatgtagaggccaccggggcggcggcc includes these proteins:
- the LOC124670380 gene encoding histone H3.2, which codes for MARTKQTARKSTGGKAPRKQLATKAARKSAPATGGVKKPHRFRPGTVALREIRKYQKSTELLIRKLPFQRLVREIAQDFKTDLRFQSSAVSALQEAAEAYLVGLFEDTNLCAIHAKRVTIMPKDIQLARRIRGERA